In Vicia villosa cultivar HV-30 ecotype Madison, WI linkage group LG7, Vvil1.0, whole genome shotgun sequence, the DNA window CTCGATGCTTTGTATTTGATTTttctagttttttattttttttaattttgtttctctCTTGTATGGATTGAAGTAATCTTAGTACTCCTTTATCCTAATTCGAGTGTtacttattaaattttttttttgaggaaAATAAATATGAACTACTTCAAGAGTAATTATTTATAGCAACCAAAGTTCAAAGTTTTCTTAGAGATCCGAGTCCGCCAAGATGGACTTTGTTGTTTCTTGTTGAAGTAATGTATGAAacaattgaaaataatattttacatTTGATAATGATAGTGAATAGCACGAACAATTACTTTTttagttttatcattaaaatatCAATTCTTTTTCTCATTGATGGCAGccgtttatttattttttaatttaattatatataaatattaattaaaatacataaatttattttttaaaataaaatggcggatcaaattacattttaaaaatgtttctattaattaaaaaataaatgagtaGCTTTTAGGATGATCTGTTTCAATAgaaattttgagaatttctttgccaacctccctaccttctagtccacctctggtgaaaaacccaaactacccctgacttcggaagttcatttccgaaatgcaagaaaaaggcgttttcggagatgcatctccgaaagcgcttttttttttgaaaaaattgtcttatttcggaagttcatttccgaaaacagcatttcggaagttcacttccgaaatactgcgcgttctgcagatttatcaaagcactccccctcccccaattcatttaccctaactcaaatcaaaaacaaccaaaggcgaaaatttgtgcaaacacacttccaaggctgcatcaaggctccaatcacattgctatacaacattcaaaagcccacaaatcactcaatttgtaagttttaaatttgttagattcattattcaaatgcatgttatttagggtttcaattgcataaatgatatatggactgattgttagtagtatttaggttgtttagaaactttttgaattggttttatgtttgattttggggtctgccatggaagtttcaGAAAACTctatcgcaggggtgtttcagaagttcatttccgaaaacacctccatcccagttttcggaaatgaacttccgaattgtatcagaagttcaaattttttagttttttattttgtctcgcatattaatcgatttcaattgtttacaggaacatgtcaggaatgggtggcgctaagggaaaaaaggaggtgaaggagaagaagaaggtttcgaccggctctacttcgtgctctcgcggagtgaaggaggtgaatgagaagaagaaggtttcgaccggctctacttctcgttcccagggggcccggggcccggatgctcaagctcaactatctggcgtgagagtcgtggttgatgctgatggttctgagactgagtgggatgaggattggtatcagtatcttcattcggaggagttcgctcgtcgggcagaataatgtgtttttgttttgtttgatgtgtattttgtaacgctcgtcgggcagaataacgtgtttttgttttgtttgacgtgttttgttttgttttgttttgatttcggattgtatctttcgcacagtgtttttggattttatttatcatattagtattttctgtttatatgtcgcttattttatttgccgtttgcgtttaattaaaatgcgagactgtttaagaaaaaacataaaaaaaagctTTTTGAGAGCGAGAAAGTTTTTGTATGGTATCCTAAGCATAACATGACACCATTGTTCAAGAGTAAACTATCTGATATTTACAGAAAAGTTGGTGCTAGAAATATCTCTGAGTCACTATCCAAAGAAGAATCatctgttgtgaatgatgatgttgAACTCGAGCATGTTGATCCAAATAATATTCTCAACTTAAGGGGGTTGGTTAAGCTTATTCTTGGTTTTCTTGCATGTTGTAGCCTGAAAATGGAACAAAGTAAGAGACATGAAGCTGTTCAAAGTCTTGTCAACTTGAGTTTCCGCGAGACAAAGGGGTGCgctgggaaagtcaaagttctatgtttataatccagaagatggatagtgttcgcggcGATGAAATGAAACATGCTTCAAATTTCTCTGAAGCAATATCTGAAGGCGTTTTACGCGAGAATCATGAtcatgtcgcttatttaatatatgtcgtttatttgtttttttttttcaacaggagcgagagccgttgaaaatgcgagactgttttagataaaacataaaaaaaaacatagctgcataattcggaagttcatctccgaagacaccccccatgaggtgttttcggagatgcacttccgaattgtggaaattttttaaaaaaacatgcgcttcggaagttcatttccgaagcaggagtattttgggattttcgctgggggtgacccccatagggaggtggctaaagaaattttcttcacATAATAGTTTTAAAGTGACTTGCTTACTAACATAACTCTATTAATAAATTGATATATTTTgactaaaatataaaaatgttaataTCATTACTATTTTTAGTAAATAAAAAcagtataatatatttattttgtcttttcttttAAGAGTTCAATGATTATCCACTAACattataaaatagtttaaaaatattttgttcagcCGTGTCATATCAGTAATTTAAAAATTGCAGTCTGAACTAGTGAGATACATGATGATCATTGAGAATTCATTGAtagtataaaactattttatactTTGATTTAGACTATTTTATAGGAGTTCATATTAGATACAAACAAAATTTAGGTCAAATAGTTTGActcatttttcttatattttcttACAAAGTATATATATAAGCTTCGACACCTCTTCAAACATAACATAACCAAAGATGGCAAGTTTAAACATGGAGTACTACTTGCCAATAATGGTTATGGTTTTGTTACAATTTATATATTCAGGCATGACTCTTGGAACAAGAATTGCCCTTGTGGATGGTATGAGTCCAAGGGTATTTGTGGTATATCGTCATGCTTTTGCAACCATTTTTCTTGTTCCCATTGTTTATTTGTCATCAAGGTATACTATAGTTAATTACTAGCTATCACCACTTTCTCTTTCACTTCTTTCTTATTATTTCTTATAATGTTAATTGTATTGATTAattatttctctttttattttattataggaGAAACTCTGCTTCCTATTCCTTAAATTTAAAGAGTTTTGCTTGGATATTCATGAACTCACTAATTGGGTTTGTTTCTAGTTTTttgtaatataaattataaatttcatTCCTAGATTGCCCCTCTGATTCTGTTTGAATATTTTTGCAGGATTACATTaaatcaaaatttatattttgagGGACTATatttatcttcttcttcaattgCAAGTGCTATGAGCAATCTCACTCCAGCACTCACATTTGTTATAGCAGCTTTTGTAGGGTAATTAATTACTAACTAATTAACTCAATCTATTTTTGTTGCTACTCACATATATATGTTTCAACCCATTTGAAATTGATAATATATATTATGTTACAGAATGGAGAAGGTGAATATTAGAAGTTTGAGGACTATAGCCAAAATAATAGGGACAGTGATATGTGTTAGTGGAGCAGTATCCATAGCATTATTGAAGGGTCCAAAATTAATAAATGCAGAAAAAATGCATTCAAAATCAATCATGGGAAGTGATAGGAACAGGTTACTTGGATGTGTATGTCTTTTGGGAAGTAGTGTTGCTTGGTCCATTTGGCTCATTTTGCaggtaatataaaaaataaattctctTAATTAATTTCTACTAATATTCTATTATAGAATTTCTATATAATAATTAAGCCACCTTATATACTTTTCAGGTTCCAGCCTATAAAAGTCATCCTAATTATTTATCACTATCAGCATGGATGTGTTTATTTGCAACATTACAATCAGCAGTTGTTACATTAATCTTAGAGAGAGGAGACATGAATGCATGGAAGATGAATTCTGTACTTCAATTTGGTTGCACTTTATATGCAGTAAGTTGATAATTTTTTATGATAATCCAACAATATttgtatatataaattaataaatcattCAACTTAATTTGTTATATATACATTTTGTAGGGAATTATGGGATCTGCACTTATGTTTTGTCTCCAAGCATGGTGTGTAACAAAGAGAGGACCACTCTTTTCTGCAATGTTTAGTCCTCTCTTAACAGTGATTGTGACGGTATTAGCTGCCTTATTCCTTCATGAGCAAATATACCTTGGAAGGTACTAATATTATTTAAGTTCTAATTATGAAGATTAATTTTATACATAACTTTGaattattaatctaattataTGATGTCTGCTTCATATGTTTTAGCTTGATAGGTGCAATTGGAGTGATCATTGGCTTGTATATTGTGCTTTGGGGTAAAGCTGAAGAAGTAATTAATGTCAAAGAGAAGATTGATCCAAAATTGATGGTTGATGAGACAAAAGAAGTGGAAATTGTGATTAATGATCTAGTGGAAATTAATTGTAAAATTGATTTGGAAAAATCAAATTTAGATGATGAATCTACATTACACCGTTGATTGAAAGAACTTTGTATTAGAATTATAGAATGTCACAATAgtctttttacttttttttttaattgaggaaaagatgggtttttttttttttttttttttactttagatTTCTTGAATGTATTATATTGTGGTTTCACAATAAAGATAAATAACACATTTTTAAAGAAAGGATACAAAAAATtgcataaaaatttataattttctgAAAATGCAATTAAAATTGTCAAAAAATTAGATTGATAATGATAAATAAGAGGTTATTGTTAAATAAAATAggtatgaaaatgcaaatgtttaagatattaaaaatttaaaaaagactAAAGAAAGTACAACGACTAAAGATGGAAATCTAGCTCTAACATCCTTCaacataaaatttttaaattagtaAGATTGATGTGAACTCACTACCTAGCAGCCATGAATGATAAGCTGAGAAGCTTGAATAGAGAAAGAGAAAGGCAAAAAAACTTTATTACACAACTGAACTTACAACAATGCATAGAGCCAAGTATATATAGCAATACTGAGTTAGTTACAACTCAACTAACTACTATAACTAACTTAACTAACTATGCTTATGGCAGTTGCTAATACAATAAAAGGTGATTACTCTAAGCTTTCTTTACTATGCTTAACATCCCCCCTCAAGCTGGAATAGATGTTCAGCATTCCAAGCTTGCTCTGTAAGGTATTAAAAGGTCCAACA includes these proteins:
- the LOC131617952 gene encoding WAT1-related protein At4g30420-like, which codes for MASLNMEYYLPIMVMVLLQFIYSGMTLGTRIALVDGMSPRVFVVYRHAFATIFLVPIVYLSSRRNSASYSLNLKSFAWIFMNSLIGITLNQNLYFEGLYLSSSSIASAMSNLTPALTFVIAAFVGMEKVNIRSLRTIAKIIGTVICVSGAVSIALLKGPKLINAEKMHSKSIMGSDRNRLLGCVCLLGSSVAWSIWLILQVPAYKSHPNYLSLSAWMCLFATLQSAVVTLILERGDMNAWKMNSVLQFGCTLYAGIMGSALMFCLQAWCVTKRGPLFSAMFSPLLTVIVTVLAALFLHEQIYLGSLIGAIGVIIGLYIVLWGKAEEVINVKEKIDPKLMVDETKEVEIVINDLVEINCKIDLEKSNLDDESTLHR